From a single Paenibacillus sp. FSL R5-0345 genomic region:
- a CDS encoding MarR family winged helix-turn-helix transcriptional regulator, whose translation MEDEVQHWINRYMDAYMMVTRQVAARIKDSIAADTTNDQYQILRLINAQEQCTSTYLAETFCVGKSSITAIINRLVQAGIIERTRDENDRRQVYLSMSEHGKRVFEAAESQVHEVVAPYLFHFEKKDIEMFIMMFEKLANLIQNDNGGKSQ comes from the coding sequence TTGGAGGATGAGGTTCAGCATTGGATTAACCGTTATATGGATGCATACATGATGGTGACAAGACAAGTAGCGGCAAGAATTAAGGATAGTATTGCTGCGGATACAACGAATGATCAGTATCAAATTCTGCGTCTGATTAATGCTCAGGAACAATGTACGTCTACATATCTAGCAGAAACCTTTTGCGTGGGTAAAAGCTCCATTACAGCGATAATCAACAGACTGGTGCAAGCGGGCATTATCGAGCGAACCCGAGACGAGAATGATCGTCGTCAGGTGTATTTATCGATGTCTGAGCATGGCAAAAGAGTATTTGAAGCAGCAGAGTCGCAAGTACATGAAGTGGTGGCCCCGTATTTGTTTCATTTTGAAAAGAAGGATATTGAAATGTTCATCATGATGTTTGAGAAACTGGCGAATTTAATTCAGAATGATAATGGAGGGAAGAGCCAATGA
- a CDS encoding GNAT family N-acetyltransferase has product MLIDLKPLIGTPEVNELLTYAVIDDPSALQQTSSEYSEQAGFKLYGWEEEELLLGLVGFEETEDGSLDIRHIAVLPENRGKGYARGMILELLTTRQPRYLVAETEDEIAADFYRSLGFMVYSLGENAAGIETLRCVYEVDEIEDEE; this is encoded by the coding sequence CCCCTCATTGGTACACCTGAGGTGAATGAGCTGTTGACCTATGCGGTCATTGATGATCCGAGTGCCCTACAGCAGACCTCGTCTGAGTATAGCGAACAAGCCGGGTTTAAACTATACGGGTGGGAAGAGGAAGAATTACTGCTTGGTCTCGTGGGCTTTGAAGAAACAGAAGATGGCTCTTTGGATATTCGGCATATTGCTGTATTGCCAGAGAACAGAGGAAAAGGTTATGCACGGGGGATGATTCTGGAGCTGCTTACTACGCGGCAGCCGCGTTATCTTGTAGCAGAAACTGAGGATGAGATCGCTGCAGATTTCTACCGTAGTCTTGGTTTCATGGTGTACAGCCTCGGTGAAAATGCAGCAGGTATTGAGACGCTGAGATGTGTCTATGAAGTGGATGAGATCGAGGATGAGGAATAA